A region from the Acinonyx jubatus isolate Ajub_Pintada_27869175 chromosome C2, VMU_Ajub_asm_v1.0, whole genome shotgun sequence genome encodes:
- the CDV3 gene encoding protein CDV3 homolog isoform X7, translated as MAETEERSLDNFFAKRDKKKKKERSSRAANAAGAAGGAGGSSGAAGAASGGAGAGARPGDGGTAGAGAAGPGAATKAVTKDEDEWKEFEQKEVDYSGLRVQAMQISEKEEEDNEKREDPGDNWEEGGGGGGGVEKSSGPWNKTAPVQAPPAAVIVTETPEPAMTSGVYRPPGARLTTTRKTPQGPPEIYSDTQFPSLQSTAKHVESRK; from the exons ATGGCCGAGACGGAGGAGCGAAGCCTAGATAACTTCTTCGCCAAGAGggataagaagaagaagaaggagcgGAGCAGCCGGGCGGCGAACGCCGCGGGAGCGGCGGGCGGCGCCGGCGGGAGCAGCGGAGCCGCGGGCGCGGCGAGCGGCGGGGCGGGAGCGGGGGCCCGGCCGGGCGACGGCGGGACCGCAGGCGCGGGGGCCGCGGGCCCCGGGGCCGCCACCAAGGCCGTGACTAAG GATGAAGATGAGTGGAAAGAATTTGAACAAAAAGAGGTTGATTACAGCGGCCTCAGAGTTCAGGCGATGCAAATAAG tgaaaaagaagaagaagataatgaaaaaagagaagatcCAGGTGACAATTGGGAagaaggtggaggtggtggtggtggtgtcgAAAAATCTTCCGGCCCCTGGAATAAAACCGCTCCGGTACAGGCACCTCCTGCTGCAGTAATTG TTacagaaaccccagaaccagCAATGACTAGCGGTGTGTATAGGCCCCCTGGAGCCAGGTTAACCACAACAAGGAAAACACCACAAGGCCCACCAGAAATCTACAGTGACACACAGTTCCCGTCCCTGCAGTCCACTGCCAAGCATGTAGAAAGCCGGAA GTAA
- the CDV3 gene encoding protein CDV3 homolog isoform X5, which produces MAETEERSLDNFFAKRDKKKKKERSSRAANAAGAAGGAGGSSGAAGAASGGAGAGARPGDGGTAGAGAAGPGAATKAVTKDEDEWKEFEQKEVDYSGLRVQAMQISEKEEEDNEKREDPGDNWEEGGGGGGGVEKSSGPWNKTAPVQAPPAAVIVTETPEPAMTSGVYRPPGARLTTTRKTPQGPPEIYSDTQFPSLQSTAKHVESRNRYLK; this is translated from the exons ATGGCCGAGACGGAGGAGCGAAGCCTAGATAACTTCTTCGCCAAGAGggataagaagaagaagaaggagcgGAGCAGCCGGGCGGCGAACGCCGCGGGAGCGGCGGGCGGCGCCGGCGGGAGCAGCGGAGCCGCGGGCGCGGCGAGCGGCGGGGCGGGAGCGGGGGCCCGGCCGGGCGACGGCGGGACCGCAGGCGCGGGGGCCGCGGGCCCCGGGGCCGCCACCAAGGCCGTGACTAAG GATGAAGATGAGTGGAAAGAATTTGAACAAAAAGAGGTTGATTACAGCGGCCTCAGAGTTCAGGCGATGCAAATAAG tgaaaaagaagaagaagataatgaaaaaagagaagatcCAGGTGACAATTGGGAagaaggtggaggtggtggtggtggtgtcgAAAAATCTTCCGGCCCCTGGAATAAAACCGCTCCGGTACAGGCACCTCCTGCTGCAGTAATTG TTacagaaaccccagaaccagCAATGACTAGCGGTGTGTATAGGCCCCCTGGAGCCAGGTTAACCACAACAAGGAAAACACCACAAGGCCCACCAGAAATCTACAGTGACACACAGTTCCCGTCCCTGCAGTCCACTGCCAAGCATGTAGAAAGCCGGAA CAGGTACTTAAAATGA
- the CDV3 gene encoding protein CDV3 homolog isoform X8, giving the protein MQISEKEEEDNEKREDPGDNWEEGGGGGGGVEKSSGPWNKTAPVQAPPAAVIVTETPEPAMTSGVYRPPGARLTTTRKTPQGPPEIYSDTQFPSLQSTAKHVESRKDKEMEKSFEVVRHKTRGRDEVSKNQALKLQLDNQYAVLENQKSSHTQYN; this is encoded by the exons ATGCAAATAAG tgaaaaagaagaagaagataatgaaaaaagagaagatcCAGGTGACAATTGGGAagaaggtggaggtggtggtggtggtgtcgAAAAATCTTCCGGCCCCTGGAATAAAACCGCTCCGGTACAGGCACCTCCTGCTGCAGTAATTG TTacagaaaccccagaaccagCAATGACTAGCGGTGTGTATAGGCCCCCTGGAGCCAGGTTAACCACAACAAGGAAAACACCACAAGGCCCACCAGAAATCTACAGTGACACACAGTTCCCGTCCCTGCAGTCCACTGCCAAGCATGTAGAAAGCCGGAA ggataaagaaatggagaagagcTTTGAAGTAGTAAGACACAAAACTAGAGGTAGGGATGAGGTTTCAAAAAACCAGGCCCTTAAACTTCAGCTAGACAACCAGTATGCTGTGCTTGAAAATCAGAAAAGCAGCCACACACAGTACAATTAA
- the CDV3 gene encoding protein CDV3 homolog isoform X6, with translation MAETEERSLDNFFAKRDKKKKKERSSRAANAAGAAGGAGGSSGAAGAASGGAGAGARPGDGGTAGAGAAGPGAATKAVTKDEDEWKEFEQKEVDYSGLRVQAMQISEKEEEDNEKREDPGDNWEEGGGGGGGVEKSSGPWNKTAPVQAPPAAVIVTETPEPAMTSGVYRPPGARLTTTRKTPQGPPEIYSDTQFPSLQSTAKHVESRKY, from the exons ATGGCCGAGACGGAGGAGCGAAGCCTAGATAACTTCTTCGCCAAGAGggataagaagaagaagaaggagcgGAGCAGCCGGGCGGCGAACGCCGCGGGAGCGGCGGGCGGCGCCGGCGGGAGCAGCGGAGCCGCGGGCGCGGCGAGCGGCGGGGCGGGAGCGGGGGCCCGGCCGGGCGACGGCGGGACCGCAGGCGCGGGGGCCGCGGGCCCCGGGGCCGCCACCAAGGCCGTGACTAAG GATGAAGATGAGTGGAAAGAATTTGAACAAAAAGAGGTTGATTACAGCGGCCTCAGAGTTCAGGCGATGCAAATAAG tgaaaaagaagaagaagataatgaaaaaagagaagatcCAGGTGACAATTGGGAagaaggtggaggtggtggtggtggtgtcgAAAAATCTTCCGGCCCCTGGAATAAAACCGCTCCGGTACAGGCACCTCCTGCTGCAGTAATTG TTacagaaaccccagaaccagCAATGACTAGCGGTGTGTATAGGCCCCCTGGAGCCAGGTTAACCACAACAAGGAAAACACCACAAGGCCCACCAGAAATCTACAGTGACACACAGTTCCCGTCCCTGCAGTCCACTGCCAAGCATGTAGAAAGCCGGAA ATACTGA
- the CDV3 gene encoding protein CDV3 homolog isoform X4, giving the protein MAETEERSLDNFFAKRDKKKKKERSSRAANAAGAAGGAGGSSGAAGAASGGAGAGARPGDGGTAGAGAAGPGAATKAVTKDEDEWKEFEQKEVDYSGLRVQAMQISEKEEEDNEKREDPGDNWEEGGGGGGGVEKSSGPWNKTAPVQAPPAAVIVTETPEPAMTSGVYRPPGARLTTTRKTPQGPPEIYSDTQFPSLQSTAKHVESRKDKEMEKSFEVVRHKTRGN; this is encoded by the exons ATGGCCGAGACGGAGGAGCGAAGCCTAGATAACTTCTTCGCCAAGAGggataagaagaagaagaaggagcgGAGCAGCCGGGCGGCGAACGCCGCGGGAGCGGCGGGCGGCGCCGGCGGGAGCAGCGGAGCCGCGGGCGCGGCGAGCGGCGGGGCGGGAGCGGGGGCCCGGCCGGGCGACGGCGGGACCGCAGGCGCGGGGGCCGCGGGCCCCGGGGCCGCCACCAAGGCCGTGACTAAG GATGAAGATGAGTGGAAAGAATTTGAACAAAAAGAGGTTGATTACAGCGGCCTCAGAGTTCAGGCGATGCAAATAAG tgaaaaagaagaagaagataatgaaaaaagagaagatcCAGGTGACAATTGGGAagaaggtggaggtggtggtggtggtgtcgAAAAATCTTCCGGCCCCTGGAATAAAACCGCTCCGGTACAGGCACCTCCTGCTGCAGTAATTG TTacagaaaccccagaaccagCAATGACTAGCGGTGTGTATAGGCCCCCTGGAGCCAGGTTAACCACAACAAGGAAAACACCACAAGGCCCACCAGAAATCTACAGTGACACACAGTTCCCGTCCCTGCAGTCCACTGCCAAGCATGTAGAAAGCCGGAA ggataaagaaatggagaagagcTTTGAAGTAGTAAGACACAAAACTAGAG GTAACTAG
- the CDV3 gene encoding protein CDV3 homolog isoform X2, with protein sequence MAETEERSLDNFFAKRDKKKKKERSSRAANAAGAAGGAGGSSGAAGAASGGAGAGARPGDGGTAGAGAAGPGAATKAVTKDEDEWKEFEQKEVDYSGLRVQAMQISEKEEEDNEKREDPGDNWEEGGGGGGGVEKSSGPWNKTAPVQAPPAAVIETPEPAMTSGVYRPPGARLTTTRKTPQGPPEIYSDTQFPSLQSTAKHVESRKDKEMEKSFEVVRHKTRGRDEVSKNQALKLQLDNQYAVLENQKSSHTQYN encoded by the exons ATGGCCGAGACGGAGGAGCGAAGCCTAGATAACTTCTTCGCCAAGAGggataagaagaagaagaaggagcgGAGCAGCCGGGCGGCGAACGCCGCGGGAGCGGCGGGCGGCGCCGGCGGGAGCAGCGGAGCCGCGGGCGCGGCGAGCGGCGGGGCGGGAGCGGGGGCCCGGCCGGGCGACGGCGGGACCGCAGGCGCGGGGGCCGCGGGCCCCGGGGCCGCCACCAAGGCCGTGACTAAG GATGAAGATGAGTGGAAAGAATTTGAACAAAAAGAGGTTGATTACAGCGGCCTCAGAGTTCAGGCGATGCAAATAAG tgaaaaagaagaagaagataatgaaaaaagagaagatcCAGGTGACAATTGGGAagaaggtggaggtggtggtggtggtgtcgAAAAATCTTCCGGCCCCTGGAATAAAACCGCTCCGGTACAGGCACCTCCTGCTGCAGTAATTG aaaccccagaaccagCAATGACTAGCGGTGTGTATAGGCCCCCTGGAGCCAGGTTAACCACAACAAGGAAAACACCACAAGGCCCACCAGAAATCTACAGTGACACACAGTTCCCGTCCCTGCAGTCCACTGCCAAGCATGTAGAAAGCCGGAA ggataaagaaatggagaagagcTTTGAAGTAGTAAGACACAAAACTAGAGGTAGGGATGAGGTTTCAAAAAACCAGGCCCTTAAACTTCAGCTAGACAACCAGTATGCTGTGCTTGAAAATCAGAAAAGCAGCCACACACAGTACAATTAA
- the CDV3 gene encoding protein CDV3 homolog isoform X3 — translation MAETEERSLDNFFAKRDKKKKKERSSRAANAAGAAGGAGGSSGAAGAASGGAGAGARPGDGGTAGAGAAGPGAATKAVTKDEDEWKEFEQKEVDYSGLRVQAMQISEKEEEDNEKREDPGDNWEEGGGGGGGVEKSSGPWNKTAPVQAPPAAVIVTETPEPAMTSGVYRPPGARLTTTRKTPQGPPEIYSDTQFPSLQSTAKHVESRKDKEMEKSFEVVRHKTRDTEPS, via the exons ATGGCCGAGACGGAGGAGCGAAGCCTAGATAACTTCTTCGCCAAGAGggataagaagaagaagaaggagcgGAGCAGCCGGGCGGCGAACGCCGCGGGAGCGGCGGGCGGCGCCGGCGGGAGCAGCGGAGCCGCGGGCGCGGCGAGCGGCGGGGCGGGAGCGGGGGCCCGGCCGGGCGACGGCGGGACCGCAGGCGCGGGGGCCGCGGGCCCCGGGGCCGCCACCAAGGCCGTGACTAAG GATGAAGATGAGTGGAAAGAATTTGAACAAAAAGAGGTTGATTACAGCGGCCTCAGAGTTCAGGCGATGCAAATAAG tgaaaaagaagaagaagataatgaaaaaagagaagatcCAGGTGACAATTGGGAagaaggtggaggtggtggtggtggtgtcgAAAAATCTTCCGGCCCCTGGAATAAAACCGCTCCGGTACAGGCACCTCCTGCTGCAGTAATTG TTacagaaaccccagaaccagCAATGACTAGCGGTGTGTATAGGCCCCCTGGAGCCAGGTTAACCACAACAAGGAAAACACCACAAGGCCCACCAGAAATCTACAGTGACACACAGTTCCCGTCCCTGCAGTCCACTGCCAAGCATGTAGAAAGCCGGAA ggataaagaaatggagaagagcTTTGAAGTAGTAAGACACAAAACTAGAG ATACTGAGCCTTCGTAA
- the CDV3 gene encoding protein CDV3 homolog isoform X1 gives MAETEERSLDNFFAKRDKKKKKERSSRAANAAGAAGGAGGSSGAAGAASGGAGAGARPGDGGTAGAGAAGPGAATKAVTKDEDEWKEFEQKEVDYSGLRVQAMQISEKEEEDNEKREDPGDNWEEGGGGGGGVEKSSGPWNKTAPVQAPPAAVIVTETPEPAMTSGVYRPPGARLTTTRKTPQGPPEIYSDTQFPSLQSTAKHVESRKDKEMEKSFEVVRHKTRGRDEVSKNQALKLQLDNQYAVLENQKSSHTQYN, from the exons ATGGCCGAGACGGAGGAGCGAAGCCTAGATAACTTCTTCGCCAAGAGggataagaagaagaagaaggagcgGAGCAGCCGGGCGGCGAACGCCGCGGGAGCGGCGGGCGGCGCCGGCGGGAGCAGCGGAGCCGCGGGCGCGGCGAGCGGCGGGGCGGGAGCGGGGGCCCGGCCGGGCGACGGCGGGACCGCAGGCGCGGGGGCCGCGGGCCCCGGGGCCGCCACCAAGGCCGTGACTAAG GATGAAGATGAGTGGAAAGAATTTGAACAAAAAGAGGTTGATTACAGCGGCCTCAGAGTTCAGGCGATGCAAATAAG tgaaaaagaagaagaagataatgaaaaaagagaagatcCAGGTGACAATTGGGAagaaggtggaggtggtggtggtggtgtcgAAAAATCTTCCGGCCCCTGGAATAAAACCGCTCCGGTACAGGCACCTCCTGCTGCAGTAATTG TTacagaaaccccagaaccagCAATGACTAGCGGTGTGTATAGGCCCCCTGGAGCCAGGTTAACCACAACAAGGAAAACACCACAAGGCCCACCAGAAATCTACAGTGACACACAGTTCCCGTCCCTGCAGTCCACTGCCAAGCATGTAGAAAGCCGGAA ggataaagaaatggagaagagcTTTGAAGTAGTAAGACACAAAACTAGAGGTAGGGATGAGGTTTCAAAAAACCAGGCCCTTAAACTTCAGCTAGACAACCAGTATGCTGTGCTTGAAAATCAGAAAAGCAGCCACACACAGTACAATTAA